A portion of the Cyanobium sp. PCC 7001 genome contains these proteins:
- a CDS encoding ABC transporter permease → MTSPASKAPPIEPQPAAAPATERLKRLGQHPWVLGLAGVLAVVVFWTAVTSAGLVDPLFLPSPSGVIAAGQSQAAQGVLWADLVASVGRVFAGFALSAAVALPLGIAMGTSTVICRLLEPLMALIRYMPAPAFIPLLIIYFGLGELPKILLIFIGTLFFNTLMIMDAVKFVPNELVETALTLGGRTSQVLLRVITPCITPQVIDTYRINMASAWNLVIVAELVAANEGLGKRISLAQRFLRTDEIFLGLIVIGLIGLLIDLGFRLLMRRTCRWAN, encoded by the coding sequence ATGACCTCTCCCGCCAGCAAGGCTCCACCGATCGAGCCCCAGCCCGCCGCCGCCCCGGCAACGGAGCGGCTGAAGCGCCTGGGCCAGCACCCCTGGGTGCTGGGGCTGGCGGGAGTTCTCGCCGTGGTGGTGTTCTGGACAGCGGTCACCAGCGCCGGCCTGGTGGATCCGCTCTTCCTGCCCAGCCCCTCCGGGGTGATCGCCGCCGGCCAGAGCCAGGCGGCCCAGGGGGTGCTCTGGGCTGACCTGGTGGCCAGCGTGGGCCGGGTGTTCGCGGGCTTTGCCCTCTCGGCCGCCGTGGCCCTGCCTCTGGGCATCGCCATGGGCACCAGCACGGTGATCTGCCGGCTGCTGGAGCCATTGATGGCCCTGATCCGCTACATGCCGGCGCCGGCCTTCATTCCGCTGCTGATCATCTACTTCGGCCTGGGCGAACTGCCGAAGATCCTGCTGATCTTCATCGGCACCCTGTTCTTCAACACCCTGATGATCATGGATGCCGTGAAGTTCGTGCCGAACGAACTGGTAGAGACGGCCCTCACCCTGGGGGGCCGCACCTCCCAGGTGCTGCTGCGGGTCATCACCCCGTGCATCACCCCCCAGGTGATCGACACCTACCGGATCAACATGGCCTCCGCCTGGAATCTGGTGATCGTGGCCGAACTGGTGGCGGCCAATGAAGGCCTCGGCAAGCGCATCAGCCTGGCCCAGCGCTTCCTGCGCACCGATGAGATCTTCCTCGGCCTGATCGTGATCGGGCTGATCGGCCTGCTGATCGATCTGGGCTTCCGCCTGCTGATGCGGCGCACCTGCCGCTGGGCCAACTGA
- a CDS encoding ABC transporter substrate-binding protein, which produces MTTPRTTPRKPRQRQRLLASLLLLGLGAGILSACGQQGGGGSDTPVRVGYSAWPGWIPWKVTEEKGLFGIPVTLQWFDGYLDSINALNAGQLDCNSQTLNDTISSIAGGADLQVVLTNDNSTGNDQIIAAEGITSIADLKGKKVAAEEGTVDHYLLLLGLRQAGLTADDITFVPLETGAAAAAFVAGQVDAVGVFAPFTTQALKRPGSATLFSSKEFPGAISDHLVCRTDFVAENPEKVQKLVDAWFATLGEIEANPGPSLAIMSQRAGVSEEEYKEYNAGTTIFSLEDNIKALEPGTTMSSLPYAAGEISAFLQNVGLAKTPPKLDGLFVDTFVKAAK; this is translated from the coding sequence ATGACCACACCCCGAACCACTCCCCGAAAGCCCCGTCAACGCCAGCGCCTGCTGGCCAGCCTGCTGCTGCTGGGCCTGGGCGCCGGCATCCTCTCCGCCTGCGGCCAGCAGGGTGGCGGAGGCTCCGACACGCCCGTGCGCGTCGGCTACAGCGCCTGGCCGGGCTGGATCCCCTGGAAGGTCACCGAGGAGAAGGGCCTGTTCGGCATCCCGGTGACCCTGCAGTGGTTCGACGGCTATCTCGATTCGATCAACGCCCTCAACGCCGGCCAGCTGGACTGCAACAGCCAGACCCTCAACGACACCATCAGCTCGATCGCCGGTGGCGCCGATCTGCAGGTGGTGCTCACCAACGACAACTCCACCGGCAATGACCAGATCATCGCCGCTGAAGGCATCACCAGCATTGCCGATCTGAAGGGCAAGAAGGTGGCCGCCGAGGAGGGCACGGTGGATCACTACCTGCTGCTGCTGGGCCTGAGGCAGGCCGGCCTCACCGCCGATGACATCACCTTCGTGCCCCTGGAAACCGGCGCCGCAGCGGCGGCTTTCGTGGCCGGTCAGGTGGATGCGGTGGGTGTGTTCGCCCCCTTCACCACCCAGGCCCTCAAGCGCCCCGGCAGCGCCACCCTCTTCTCCTCGAAGGAATTCCCGGGCGCCATCAGCGACCACCTGGTGTGCCGCACCGACTTCGTGGCCGAGAACCCCGAGAAGGTGCAGAAACTCGTGGATGCCTGGTTCGCCACCCTGGGCGAGATCGAGGCGAATCCAGGCCCCTCGCTGGCGATCATGAGCCAGCGGGCCGGAGTGAGCGAGGAGGAGTACAAGGAGTACAACGCCGGCACCACGATCTTCAGCCTCGAGGACAACATCAAGGCGCTGGAGCCGGGCACCACGATGTCCTCACTGCCCTACGCGGCCGGCGAGATCAGCGCCTTCCTGCAGAACGTGGGTCTCGCCAAGACGCCACCAAAGCTGGACGGGCTGTTCGTGGACACCTTCGTCAAAGCGGCGAAGTGA